In Leptospira montravelensis, the DNA window GGATGGATTTGTTTTAGGGAATTGATTTTTTCTAAAAGAAATGATTCTTCTTTGGCGTTGATATTCGGAAGAAGAAAAACAATTTTCTTTTTCTCTAATTTACATTGTTCGTGGAGGAGTGCAGCCGTTCCAAGTATAGGATCAATTAACCTATGGATTTCACCCTTTCTAGAACCAGGAAGAAGTCCAACGGTATAACCGTGGTGGGAATCCGGAAGTTTCTCTGTGATGACTGGTTCTTTTTTTAGTTTTTCTGGAATTCGTTTGGTGATGGGATGACCCACAAACTTAGCATTCACGCCGTATTCAGTATAAATTTCTTCTTCAAATCGGAAGAGGGTAAGCATCAACGCAATCTGTTCTTTGATAAAAAAAATCCGATTGAATTTCCATGCCCAGATTTGAGGCGAAACATAAAATACAGTGGGGATTCCTCGCTCTTTTAATTCTTTCGCCAAACGTAAGTTAAAACCTGGATAATCAATTAAAATGGCAAGTTTTGTTGGTCTAAGTGTGGTTTCTTTTAACACTCTATAAAAAACTTTCTTCAAATAACTATATTTTTTGATAGCTTCAGAAAATCCGATGACACTTAAGTTCTCCAATTCTTCTAAAGAATCGAGACCTTGATCCATCATTCCTTCCCCACCAATTCCATAGAATTTGTATTCAGGTTCGAGAACTGACAATTCGTGTAAAAGATCGGATCCTAGTAAATCGCCAGAATGTTCACCAGCGATGACCAAGATATTTTTGTCAGACTCATGTAGATGGGATTTTTTTTTGGTTACCATTGAGACCTTTACTTCCGCTTTTTCCGACAACACAAAAGTTTAGTTTATGTTTGGTGGCAAATTCGATCACTGCTTTGGGATCTACCACTAAGGTTTCCCCTTCGCGAATACAGAGTGTTTTACATCCACTCTCAAGCATTACCTGAAAGGTGTGGATGCCAATGGTAGGGAGGTCAAAACGATTGTCTTGTTTGGCTTTGGGACTTTTACAAACAACGGCATCGCCTTTTTTTTTGGTATAGGCCCCACCTCGTTTGATGGTTTCATCCGTTCCTTCCACAGCCTCTACTGCAATTACTGACTCGTCACATACTACCACCATTTGTCCGATATCTAAATCGGCCATTTTTTCGGCATAGAACATCCCAAAGTCGATATCTTTTAATTCTTGGGAATTGAATTTTTTGGGAGTGTATCTGCCTTCTGGTAGAAGTAAGGATTGTAAATAGATCTTTTGAGAGATAACCTTTACTCCCATTGCTTCGAATTCATCGGCAATGGCTAAAAAAATTGGATAGTCATTTCTATTGATGGTGCGGGCAAGGATAGCAAGGGCCTTGAGATCAAATTTTAATTTTTGAAAGAGGAGATCTTTACGTACCTTCCCAAGCATTAAAATTCTAGTGATCTTTTCTTTTTGGATCGTTTTAAGAATTTTACCCACTTGGGTGATGTGGACTGGAATCGTACGTGCACTATGTTCTCTAGGTGAAAAATCTGATTCAATCAGACCAAGAAATAATGGATCCTCACCGGCGCCAAGTGCTTCCGACATTCCGATATGAGGTAACTCTCCACCTCCAGCAATAATGGCTAATCGGCCTTTAGGTGCCAAAGAATTACCTTACGTCGTACCTGAATCCGTACTTCCAGAAGACGGAGCAGAATTATCTTTTTTATAATCGGTAACATAAAAACCAGAACCTTTAAAGATGATTCCAGCACTGGCCGAAATTCGTCTTTCGACAGATCCATTTTTACCACAAAGGCAATGGGTGAGTGCATCATCTTTCATTGACTGAACGTGTTCAAATTCTTTTCCACATGTATTACAATGGTAGTCGTAGGTAGCCATAGTTTCCTCCTCTAATGGATTCCTGTTCTAATTTCAAATAGTATTACTTTTTCCCGGTTAGGTTCTTTTGCCAAAGGTAAACAAATTTCCCAGGAGTACCTTCTCGAGTTCAATGCCGATTCATCCAAAGGAAGAGAACGAATCGACTGAAAGAGCCCCGTGTTTCTCCGCCAAAGGCTAGCGTTCCATTTGTCCCCCTCTCGGGATTCAATATGTAAGGACAGGTTTTCTCTTCTTTTTTCTCCGTCGAGGACATATCGATTTTTATTTACCCAAATGGATTCTTTATCTAGAGATAAGGAATAAGCAAGGTGTTCCTTGTTATCGTAATTTAGATGTAATTCCAAAAACGGAATAGGGTTCTTTGCGTCTGTTGGTTGGAAGGAAAACTCAAAATAGTTTTTGTCACCTGATAGTTTTTTGCAAATTCTTTCAAGTGCCTTTGTATCTTTTGAAATTCCATAAATGGGAAAACCAGTTTCGCCAGAAATGCGAATTGAATCACGGGCTATATAGTTTCCAAAAAAAGTAGAGGGTATTTGGTTCCCGTTCCAACCCTCAAAATCGATTCGAATTTCATTCTCGACCGACTTAAATCGTTTTTCGAATTCAGCAATGAGATTGGGATCCGGCGGAACTTCCGTCAAAAATCCAGAAAAAATCCAAGCTGATTTTTGAAGGTTTGGAAAGTAACAACGTTTCCAATGTCCTAAATTTCCAACTATGGTTTCCGCTGTCGGATCTTCTTCTAAACAAAAGGCTCTTTCTGGTTCGCTGATTTTTCCGACTTCAGCATTTTCACGACCCGGACCACTTCGAAGATTCACATTTTTTCCACGTAATATGGCTGTTTGGTGAAACAGATTTGTATTTGGGTGATTCGATAAAAAATGTAAGGTCTGCACTAGAAAATCGGATTCAATTTCACCAATGGACTCAAAGGAATAACTGAGTAAATTGGACAAAGCACGACTAAACTTTTCCTCCATTCCGCGAGGATCTTCCAAAATAAGACTGAGAAGTAGGTTTTTGACTTCTGATTTTGGAATGGGTTTGGTGATGGTGATAATTTTTGTGATTAGGGCTCTTTTGTAACCATCCCCATGTTTTTTCAAATTGGGAAAGTAGGGATCTTCTACATGGTAATAGGTTCCGCGTGTGGTTTCCCATTCTACAAGTTTCGTTCCTGAACGTTTTTGGAAAAAGGTTAGAAGCTCTTTGGTTGTTTCTTTTTCGTTTAGTTTTTTTTCTAACTGAGATATGGACTCGGAAAGGAGGGTGAGTTCTAGTTCATTTGCGGGAATTTCTTTTTCCTTATAAAGTCCAAGTACTTTGCGATAGGACTCAGACTTATAAAGATCATAAGCTTTGTCTTCTCTCTCGCGAAAGTCAACAAAGGCATAAGTAACTAGAACTACAAAAAGGAAAAGTAAACTAACTGCGAGAAATACACGGGAGCGTATCAAATGGTATCTCCCGCTTTTTTCTTAAAGATTTTCTGGTAGGAGTTTGGATCTTTCCACTCCGTATTCTTCAAATAAAGCATTTTTAGCAACATAGTATCTATGTAAGTTAATGTTGAAATCTACTTTGGCACGAACAAGAGTCAATTGGTCCTGGACATGAGTGTCCAAGGCATTTTTTACAGCAAGTGCGTTGAAACGTCCTTGTTGGAAGGATCGTAAAACACCGTTATAGTATTTTTTAGATTCTTCTTCGGTTCGTTTTGCATTTTCCATCACTTGGAAAGAAGCTTTTAAGATATCAATTCTTGTTTTAACATCATCCGCAACAGCTTTGACAAGGTCTGCTTCTTCCAAAGAAACTTGACGTTTTTGGATTTCTGCATCGCGAATTCCTGCTTTGACCCCTTTATCCATAATCGGATAGGAAAGATCCAAGGAACCTTGCATCACTGGGTATTGGTAAGAAAATACACCAGCTCTATTGTCCGAATAATTGTTTTGCGGACTAATTGTATTTTGAGCTTGGTAGCCGTAAGTTCCCGCCGCTTTTAAAGAGGGGAGCGCTTCGTTTTTGGCTGTTTTCATGCTAAGTTCTGCATTTTCTTTTTTGCGAACTATGGCCTTAAAATCGGCCCTATGTTTATATGCATAATCGATATCGGCCGCGTAATCCAATTTTGTTGGCAGAGTTTCCGAAAGTGGAGTTGTCTTTTGAAAGATTGTATCTTCAGGTAAATTCAAAGAACGAATCAGTTTACGACGAGCTTCTTCTCTTTCAGCGCTAGCTTGTGCCATTTGGCCTTCCACTTGGGAGAGGAGGGCATTCCATTGGTTGACCTCGAAACTTTCAGAAAGTCCAAGACCTTGTTTACGAATGGTGAGGTCCCTTACATTCTTTGTGTTCTTTAAAAGTTGTTCGAAAGTTTGGTATCCTGATTCCTTAACTGAGTAATTCCAATAGTCAACAAGAGTGGCTACTACTTTGTTTGCCACTTGGTCTTCCATTTGCTCACGCATGATCTCCGTTTGGTTTTCGAGGATTTTTTCCGAATTCCTCTCATTGGCACCAAAGGCATTTTTTAACAAATCTTGAGCAATGGTAACCGAAAGGGTATCTGTATATAATGGAGGAAGGCCAAGAGCGCCAAATCCAGATGGTGTTTTATTCGGATCTTCAAATGCGTTCGAGTCAAATCGTTGCGATTTGGCTTCTATTTTAAAATAAGTTCCTGTGGTAAAAAGTTTTTCAAGCCCAGCACTATAGGTATTGGTTTGAGTTTTTGTTCCCGTAAAGATATTGTTTTGGTTGAAAGGGAATTTTTTCTCATCAATTTCCGCTTTAGAAAGTGCGCGCCAAGAATACTTACTCTCAAACTTCATTAAGTTTGAATCGGCTTTTGCTAACTCCAAACGGGCCTGCATGACCTCGCGGTTGTTATCAACGGCATATTTGACTGCATCTTGTAAACTAAGTGTAAATCCCTTATCTCCAGATTCCGCAGCCAAAAGGCCCACGGAAACGAGGAGGATCAATGTACTTGAAACCCATGAACGTTGTTCCATACTGTTAATTCAGACTCCTCATTTCCTTTGAATAGCTGTTTTTTTTGAAAAGAACCCTTATTTTTTTAGGGCCAGTTTCATTTTTTCACCAACTTCACCAATATGGGCGCAGATGCTGACACCAGCGTCTTGCATCGCCGCAATTTTTGAAGTTGCAGTTCCCATTCCCCCAGAAATGATCGCACCGGCATGGCCCATACGTTTTCCTGGAGGAGCAGTTTGCCCTGCGATAAAACCTACTACTGGTTTTTTCACGTGGGCTTTGATGTAAGCGGCCGCTTCTTCTTCCGAAGTTCCACCGATTTCACCAATCATGACAATACCTTCTGTATCTGGATCTTCGTTCAAAAGACGAACCGCTTCTGTATGGTTCATTCCAGGAACTGGGTCTCCCCCGATTCCGATACAAGTGGATTGACCAAGGCCTGCTGCTGTAAGAGCCGCAACAGATTCGTAAGTCAAAGTTCCAGAACGGGAAACGATTCCGATATTTCCAGGAGTGTGGATAAAACCAGGCATAATTCCCATCTTTACACTGTAACGAGGGTTAATGACTCCTGGGCAGTTTGGTCCCACTAGTTTGGTTTTGGAGTTACGAAGTACGCTATAAACTTTTAGCATATCGTGAGTAGGGATTCCTTCTGTGATACAAACCACAAGTGGGATCTCTGCAAAAATTCCTTCCAAAATAGCATCGGCAGCAAACGGAGGTGGAACAAAGATTACGGCAGCGTTGGCACCGTCTTCTTTCATCGCATCTTTTATGGTATTACGAACTGGAGCAGTTTTTCCTGTTTCGGAAGTCCAGATTTGGCCACCTTTGCCTGGAGTCACTCCAGCAACAACTTTTGTACCATATTCCAACATTTGAGTCGCATGAAAGGATCCTTCCTTACCGGTGATCCCTTGGACGACTACTCTTGTGTTTTCATCAACTAATACAGCCATGTTTTATAGTTCCTATTTTTTGATTAGGGAGACAATTTTGTCTGCCGCGTCACGGAGTCCTTCTACTCCAACAATGTTCATACCGGATTCGTTCAGGATTTTTTTCCCTTCTTCCGCATTGGTTCCTTTCAATCGAACCACTACTGGCACCGATACGTTTACTTTTTTGGTAGCTTCTATAATTCCCACAGCCACTCGGTCACAACGAACGATTCCACCAAATACGTTTACAAAGATACCTTTTACGTTTGGATCAGAAAGGATGAGTCGAAAACCGTTTTCTACCGTAGTAGGGTTTGCTCCACCTCCGACGTCCAAAAAGTTGGCAGGTTCTGCACCAGCTAACTTAACGATGTCCATAGTTGCCATAGCAAGACCAGCACCATTGACCATACAACCAATGTTACCATCTAACTTAACATAGTTGAGGTTGTATTCTTTTGCTTTTACTTCATATGGATCTTCTTCGGAGATATCACGAAGTGCTTCATTTTCAGGGTGACGATAAAGAGCATTTTCATCTAAATCCATCTTGCAGTCACCGGCAATGATCTCGTTTTGTTTTGTGAGAATCAGTGGGTTAATTTCTAGAAGAGCTGCATCTTCTTTGATATAGGCATTGTATACTGAATTTACAAGAGCTGTAAAAGACTTTTGTGCTTCCGTTGGAATTCCTAAAGCAAATGCGAGTTCCCGCACTTGAGAACCTTGGATTCCAATACCCGGATCAATCTGAATTTTGATGATTTTTTCTGGGTGAGTTTCCGCTACTTCTTCGATTTCCATTCCACCTTCAGTGGATGCCATGATGATGGTTTTACGGAATGCGCGATCAAGTAGGATGGAAAGGTAGTATTCTTTTGCAATTTCAAGACCTTGTTCCAAATACACTTTCAGAACTTTTTTGCCTTCTGGGCCTGTCTGAGGGGTGATGAGTTGCATTCCGAGAATTTTCTCTGCTGCAGCTTTGGCGTCATCTTTTGTCTTTGCGACTTTGACCCCGCCACCTTTTCCTCGTCCACCAGCGTGGATTTGGGCTTTTACCACCACAACGGGTGATTTTTGGACAACTTCGCTATATGCCTTTTCGAATTCACCGACAGTGTCGATGAC includes these proteins:
- the lpxB gene encoding lipid-A-disaccharide synthase, which gives rise to MVTKKKSHLHESDKNILVIAGEHSGDLLGSDLLHELSVLEPEYKFYGIGGEGMMDQGLDSLEELENLSVIGFSEAIKKYSYLKKVFYRVLKETTLRPTKLAILIDYPGFNLRLAKELKERGIPTVFYVSPQIWAWKFNRIFFIKEQIALMLTLFRFEEEIYTEYGVNAKFVGHPITKRIPEKLKKEPVITEKLPDSHHGYTVGLLPGSRKGEIHRLIDPILGTAALLHEQCKLEKKKIVFLLPNINAKEESFLLEKINSLKQIHPDIQIHYIWNASLRVMETSDLLLIASGTATLEGLYFETPMVILYKVSLFTYFLGSLLMKSKFIGLANILSGEEVCREITQNECQPKYIFQEAWKILSNSKLRNKIKGILRDAKERELGTTNASKKAAKEIQSLLRSLPN
- the sucD gene encoding succinate--CoA ligase subunit alpha; this translates as MAVLVDENTRVVVQGITGKEGSFHATQMLEYGTKVVAGVTPGKGGQIWTSETGKTAPVRNTIKDAMKEDGANAAVIFVPPPFAADAILEGIFAEIPLVVCITEGIPTHDMLKVYSVLRNSKTKLVGPNCPGVINPRYSVKMGIMPGFIHTPGNIGIVSRSGTLTYESVAALTAAGLGQSTCIGIGGDPVPGMNHTEAVRLLNEDPDTEGIVMIGEIGGTSEEEAAAYIKAHVKKPVVGFIAGQTAPPGKRMGHAGAIISGGMGTATSKIAAMQDAGVSICAHIGEVGEKMKLALKK
- the sucC gene encoding ADP-forming succinate--CoA ligase subunit beta is translated as MKVHEYQAKEILRRHNANVPFGKVIDTVGEFEKAYSEVVQKSPVVVVKAQIHAGGRGKGGGVKVAKTKDDAKAAAEKILGMQLITPQTGPEGKKVLKVYLEQGLEIAKEYYLSILLDRAFRKTIIMASTEGGMEIEEVAETHPEKIIKIQIDPGIGIQGSQVRELAFALGIPTEAQKSFTALVNSVYNAYIKEDAALLEINPLILTKQNEIIAGDCKMDLDENALYRHPENEALRDISEEDPYEVKAKEYNLNYVKLDGNIGCMVNGAGLAMATMDIVKLAGAEPANFLDVGGGANPTTVENGFRLILSDPNVKGIFVNVFGGIVRCDRVAVGIIEATKKVNVSVPVVVRLKGTNAEEGKKILNESGMNIVGVEGLRDAADKIVSLIKK
- a CDS encoding TolC family protein, encoding MEQRSWVSSTLILLVSVGLLAAESGDKGFTLSLQDAVKYAVDNNREVMQARLELAKADSNLMKFESKYSWRALSKAEIDEKKFPFNQNNIFTGTKTQTNTYSAGLEKLFTTGTYFKIEAKSQRFDSNAFEDPNKTPSGFGALGLPPLYTDTLSVTIAQDLLKNAFGANERNSEKILENQTEIMREQMEDQVANKVVATLVDYWNYSVKESGYQTFEQLLKNTKNVRDLTIRKQGLGLSESFEVNQWNALLSQVEGQMAQASAEREEARRKLIRSLNLPEDTIFQKTTPLSETLPTKLDYAADIDYAYKHRADFKAIVRKKENAELSMKTAKNEALPSLKAAGTYGYQAQNTISPQNNYSDNRAGVFSYQYPVMQGSLDLSYPIMDKGVKAGIRDAEIQKRQVSLEEADLVKAVADDVKTRIDILKASFQVMENAKRTEEESKKYYNGVLRSFQQGRFNALAVKNALDTHVQDQLTLVRAKVDFNINLHRYYVAKNALFEEYGVERSKLLPENL
- a CDS encoding LpxI family protein; translated protein: MAPKGRLAIIAGGGELPHIGMSEALGAGEDPLFLGLIESDFSPREHSARTIPVHITQVGKILKTIQKEKITRILMLGKVRKDLLFQKLKFDLKALAILARTINRNDYPIFLAIADEFEAMGVKVISQKIYLQSLLLPEGRYTPKKFNSQELKDIDFGMFYAEKMADLDIGQMVVVCDESVIAVEAVEGTDETIKRGGAYTKKKGDAVVCKSPKAKQDNRFDLPTIGIHTFQVMLESGCKTLCIREGETLVVDPKAVIEFATKHKLNFCVVGKSGSKGLNGNQKKIPST
- a CDS encoding FmdB family zinc ribbon protein produces the protein MATYDYHCNTCGKEFEHVQSMKDDALTHCLCGKNGSVERRISASAGIIFKGSGFYVTDYKKDNSAPSSGSTDSGTT